A single genomic interval of Amycolatopsis albispora harbors:
- a CDS encoding sterol carrier family protein: MPASRSVDPAELRAAVGALTPWLAGDGPEPARPELAKAVRLSLRTLAADAPGRSVEVRVPPFAAVQCVAGPRHTRGTPPNVVETDPRTWLELATGRLDWAAAVDGGRVSASGSRADLARWLPILRV; encoded by the coding sequence ATGCCCGCTTCGCGTTCGGTCGACCCCGCTGAGTTACGTGCCGCGGTCGGTGCGCTCACGCCGTGGCTGGCCGGGGACGGCCCGGAACCCGCGCGCCCCGAGCTGGCCAAGGCGGTCCGGCTGAGCCTGCGCACGCTGGCCGCCGACGCGCCGGGGCGGTCGGTGGAGGTGCGGGTGCCGCCGTTCGCCGCGGTGCAGTGCGTGGCGGGGCCCCGGCACACCCGCGGCACCCCGCCGAACGTGGTGGAGACCGATCCGCGCACCTGGCTGGAGCTGGCCACCGGGCGCCTCGACTGGGCGGCCGCGGTGGACGGCGGGCGGGTCAGCGCGTCGGGCAGCCGCGCCGACCTCGCCCGCTGGTTGCCGATCCTCCGGGTGTGA
- a CDS encoding type VII secretion system-associated protein: MAQRDDSDRATADGRPVAVPKITDEMRANARANPDSWLYVIDEAFDPNGPVPSWAVVGAYPVNTAGQVVEDFHPNDRYRPSPKALGFPEPRNDLERLLQLVRTKHRPAADLPRVILDSTLFVYAMSPVQRTVIGFHNTDGRVLVPAYTAKNLVPKDWPHARAVLGRDMVELLAGHPVAINPHDVVTAVVPAEHLLKALAEEAADQG, from the coding sequence ATGGCGCAGCGCGATGACTCGGACCGGGCCACGGCCGACGGCCGCCCGGTGGCGGTCCCGAAGATCACCGACGAGATGCGCGCGAACGCGAGGGCCAATCCGGACAGCTGGCTGTACGTGATCGACGAGGCCTTCGACCCGAACGGCCCGGTCCCGTCGTGGGCCGTGGTCGGCGCGTACCCGGTGAACACCGCGGGCCAGGTGGTCGAGGACTTCCACCCCAACGACCGGTACCGCCCGTCGCCGAAGGCGCTCGGCTTCCCCGAGCCGCGCAACGACCTCGAGCGGCTGCTGCAACTGGTCCGGACCAAGCACCGCCCGGCGGCCGACCTGCCGCGGGTCATTCTCGACTCGACGTTGTTCGTCTACGCCATGTCGCCGGTCCAGCGCACGGTGATCGGCTTCCACAACACCGACGGCCGGGTGCTGGTGCCCGCCTACACCGCGAAGAACCTGGTGCCGAAGGACTGGCCGCACGCCCGCGCGGTGCTCGGCAGGGACATGGTCGAACTGCTCGCCGGGCACCCGGTGGCGATCAACCCGCACGACGTGGTGACCGCCGTCGTGCCGGCCGAGCACCTGCTCAAGGCGCTCGCCGAGGAAGCCGCTGACCAGGGCTGA
- a CDS encoding SAM-dependent methyltransferase, translating into MPAGTAAPSERVPVGVDPTRASIARVYDAFLNGKDNYEIDREVLRGVQKKAPEAQDLATENRGFLIRACRFLAAQTGVTQYLDLGSGLPTAENTHQVVQRLVPESTVVYVDNDPVVLAHGRALLEENDLTHLTSADIFKPREVLENADVRANLDFSQPVALLQAGTLHHHVGDPDEPARIMREYIDALAPGSYVVISHFLDPENEHSAVARKMEDVFVHSPMGSGTFRTHDELMELFGDLEMVPPGLIRCADWWPDGPRIKPLNQVQHCIAGGIGRKK; encoded by the coding sequence ATGCCTGCCGGAACCGCTGCACCGTCCGAACGCGTACCGGTGGGGGTGGATCCCACGCGGGCCAGCATCGCTCGGGTCTACGACGCCTTCCTGAACGGGAAGGACAACTACGAGATCGACCGCGAGGTGCTCCGCGGGGTGCAGAAGAAGGCCCCCGAGGCGCAGGACCTGGCCACCGAGAACCGCGGCTTCCTGATCAGGGCGTGCCGGTTCCTGGCCGCGCAGACCGGCGTCACCCAGTACCTCGACCTCGGCTCCGGCCTGCCCACCGCGGAGAACACCCACCAGGTGGTGCAGCGGCTGGTGCCCGAGTCGACCGTGGTTTACGTGGACAACGACCCGGTGGTACTCGCGCACGGGCGCGCGCTGCTGGAAGAGAACGACCTGACCCACCTGACCTCGGCGGACATCTTCAAGCCGCGGGAGGTGCTGGAGAACGCCGACGTGCGGGCGAACCTCGACTTCAGCCAGCCGGTCGCGCTGCTGCAGGCGGGCACCCTGCACCACCACGTCGGTGACCCGGACGAGCCCGCCCGGATCATGCGCGAGTACATCGACGCGCTGGCGCCGGGTTCGTACGTGGTGATCAGCCACTTCCTCGATCCGGAGAACGAGCACAGCGCGGTCGCCAGGAAGATGGAGGACGTGTTCGTGCACAGCCCGATGGGCTCGGGCACGTTCCGCACGCACGACGAGCTGATGGAGCTGTTCGGCGACCTGGAGATGGTGCCGCCGGGCCTGATCCGCTGCGCCGACTGGTGGCCGGACGGCCCGCGGATCAAGCCGCTGAACCAGGTCCAGCACTGCATCGCGGGCGGCATCGGCCGCAAGAAGTAG